In Streptomyces ambofaciens ATCC 23877, a single genomic region encodes these proteins:
- a CDS encoding flavin-containing monooxygenase, with the protein MADSTASAEPQPAHPADRPVYVIGAGPGGLAAAYALRARGIRAVVLERDDRVGASWRRHYDRLRLHTTRRLSALPGLPMPRRFGRWVSRDDVVRYLEKYAEHHKLEIVTGVEVFRVERAPDGAGWLLHASGGRELTGAAVVVATGYNHTPRLPQWPGRDTYTGEFRHAAEYRDAAPYTGRDVLVVGIGNTGAEIAVDLVEGGAARVRLAVRTPPHIVRRSTAGWPAQYNGVLVRRLPARLVDRLARPLARISTPDLSAHGLPRPDTGLLTRAAEGAIPVQDVGLIDAVRGGRVEIVAALDGFEDGKAVLADGTRVAPDAVIAATGYLRGLEGLVGHLGVLDARGRPVVHGPRTPADAPGLYFTGFTNPISGMLRELARDAERIARAVARGDGVRASRLPG; encoded by the coding sequence ATGGCCGACTCCACAGCGTCCGCTGAACCGCAGCCCGCCCACCCCGCGGACCGCCCCGTCTACGTCATCGGCGCCGGTCCCGGTGGCCTCGCCGCCGCCTACGCGCTGCGGGCCCGCGGCATACGGGCCGTCGTCCTGGAACGGGACGACCGGGTCGGCGCCTCCTGGCGGCGCCACTACGACCGGCTGCGCCTGCACACCACCCGCCGCCTGTCGGCGCTGCCCGGCCTGCCGATGCCGCGCCGCTTCGGACGGTGGGTGTCCCGGGACGACGTGGTGCGGTACCTGGAGAAGTACGCCGAGCACCACAAGCTGGAGATCGTCACCGGCGTCGAGGTCTTCCGCGTCGAGCGCGCGCCCGACGGCGCCGGCTGGCTGCTGCACGCCTCCGGGGGCCGCGAACTGACCGGCGCCGCGGTCGTCGTCGCCACCGGCTACAACCACACCCCGCGCCTGCCGCAGTGGCCCGGCCGGGACACGTACACCGGCGAGTTCCGGCACGCCGCCGAGTACCGCGACGCGGCCCCCTACACCGGCCGGGACGTGCTGGTCGTCGGCATCGGCAACACCGGCGCCGAGATCGCCGTGGACCTGGTGGAGGGCGGGGCGGCCCGGGTGCGGCTGGCGGTGCGCACCCCACCGCACATCGTGCGGCGCTCGACCGCCGGGTGGCCCGCCCAGTACAACGGCGTCCTCGTGCGGCGGCTGCCGGCCCGCCTGGTCGACCGGCTGGCCCGGCCGCTGGCCAGGATCAGCACACCGGACCTGTCGGCACACGGGCTGCCGCGCCCGGACACCGGCCTCCTCACCCGGGCCGCCGAGGGCGCGATCCCGGTGCAGGACGTCGGCCTGATCGACGCGGTGCGCGGCGGCCGGGTGGAGATCGTGGCCGCCCTGGACGGCTTCGAGGACGGCAAGGCGGTCCTCGCCGACGGCACCCGTGTCGCGCCCGACGCGGTGATCGCCGCCACCGGCTACCTCCGCGGGCTGGAGGGGCTGGTCGGCCATCTCGGCGTCCTCGACGCACGGGGCAGACCGGTCGTCCACGGCCCGCGCACCCCGGCCGACGCCCCCGGCCTGTACTTCACCGGCTTCACCAACCCGATCAGCGGCATGCTCCGCGAGCTGGCCCGCGACGCGGAGCGGATCGCCAGGGCGGTCGCGCGCGGGGACGGGGTCCGGGCGTCCCGGCTGCCGGGCTGA
- a CDS encoding MFS transporter, translating to MTQTTDAAAAAAAHQPEPARPRRRARVHRAWWVAAVTFVTIIGAAAFRSLPGILIDPLQDDFGWSRGTIGAAVSVNLALYGLTAPFAAALMDRFGIRRVVAVALTVIALGSGATVWMESAWQLILCWGLLVGLGSGSMALAFAATVTNRWFTERRGLVTGVLTAASASGQLVFLPLLSWIVETYAWRPAAVTVALAALAVVPFVWLLLHDHPADVGQKPYGATEFVPKPAPVPGAARRALRVLFSAARTGPFWLLAGTFAICGASTNGLIQTHFIPAAHDHHMPLTTAASLLAVIGVFDVVGTIASGWFTDRFEPRRLLAVYYALRGVSLLFLPLLLGPSVHPPMLFFIVFYGLDWVATVPPTLALCREQYGEDSAIVFGWVLASHQVGAALVAFLGGVARDRFGSYDVVWVASGALCAAAALMALVIRRRTEPVAALS from the coding sequence GTGACCCAGACAACCGACGCCGCCGCAGCGGCGGCCGCACACCAGCCGGAGCCCGCCCGACCGCGCCGTCGTGCCCGGGTCCACCGCGCCTGGTGGGTCGCCGCCGTCACCTTCGTGACGATCATCGGTGCCGCCGCCTTCCGCTCGCTGCCCGGCATCCTCATCGACCCGCTCCAGGACGACTTCGGCTGGTCGCGCGGCACGATCGGTGCCGCCGTCTCCGTCAACCTCGCGCTCTACGGTCTGACGGCCCCCTTCGCCGCCGCGCTCATGGACCGCTTCGGCATCCGCCGGGTGGTCGCCGTCGCCCTGACCGTCATCGCGCTCGGCTCGGGCGCGACGGTCTGGATGGAGTCGGCCTGGCAGCTCATCCTCTGCTGGGGCCTGCTGGTCGGTCTCGGCTCCGGCTCGATGGCTCTGGCCTTCGCGGCCACCGTCACCAACCGCTGGTTCACCGAACGGCGCGGCCTGGTCACCGGCGTCCTCACCGCCGCCTCCGCCTCCGGACAGCTGGTCTTCCTGCCGTTGCTGTCCTGGATCGTCGAGACGTACGCGTGGCGCCCCGCGGCCGTCACGGTCGCCCTGGCCGCCCTCGCCGTCGTCCCCTTCGTCTGGCTCCTCCTGCACGACCACCCCGCCGACGTCGGCCAGAAGCCCTACGGCGCCACGGAGTTCGTCCCCAAGCCGGCTCCCGTCCCGGGTGCCGCCCGCCGCGCGCTCAGGGTCCTCTTCTCCGCCGCCCGCACCGGCCCCTTCTGGCTGCTCGCCGGCACCTTCGCGATCTGCGGCGCCTCCACCAACGGCCTGATCCAGACCCACTTCATCCCCGCCGCGCACGACCACCACATGCCGCTGACGACCGCCGCCTCGCTGCTCGCCGTCATCGGCGTCTTCGACGTGGTCGGCACCATCGCCTCCGGCTGGTTCACCGACCGCTTCGAACCGCGCCGCCTGCTCGCCGTCTACTACGCCCTGCGCGGCGTCTCCCTCCTCTTCCTCCCCCTGCTGCTCGGGCCGAGCGTCCACCCGCCGATGCTCTTCTTCATCGTCTTCTACGGACTCGACTGGGTCGCCACCGTCCCGCCCACCCTCGCCCTGTGCCGCGAGCAGTACGGCGAGGACAGCGCGATCGTCTTCGGTTGGGTCCTCGCCTCCCACCAGGTCGGCGCCGCCCTCGTGGCCTTCCTCGGCGGCGTCGCCCGCGACCGGTTCGGCTCCTACGACGTGGTCTGGGTCGCCTCGGGCGCCCTGTGCGCGGCGGCGGCGCTGATGGCGCTGGTCATCCGCCGGCGGACGGAACCGGTGGCCGCCCTGTCGTGA
- a CDS encoding GlxA family transcriptional regulator → MTSDRMSGPSTSSTPSGPSGPSGPGGAGGAGGALRPHRVVVLALDGLLPFELGIPQRIFGLARDERRRPLYEVVTCSVRPPGPVATDADFAIMVGNGPEALATADTVVVPASYELGPVHEQGVLTEELAAALAHVRPGTRLVAICTGGYVLAAAGHLDGRPATTHWASAEHFQRLFPKVRVDPDVLFVDDGDVLTSAGVAAGIDLCVHIVRRDHGTAVANEVARRTVVPPHRDGGQAQYVARPVPDPQQSSTTNARAWALGRLQEPIRLRDMAAQESMSVRTFTRRFREEAGVSPGQWLTQQRVERARQLLESTALSVDQVARDAGFGTAQSMRQHLQAALGVTPTAYRRTFRAELSTACGE, encoded by the coding sequence ATGACGTCCGACCGCATGTCCGGCCCGTCCACCTCGTCCACCCCGAGCGGTCCGAGCGGTCCGAGCGGTCCGGGTGGCGCGGGTGGCGCGGGTGGCGCGCTCCGGCCGCACCGCGTCGTCGTGCTCGCCCTCGACGGCCTCCTCCCCTTCGAACTCGGCATCCCGCAGCGGATCTTCGGGCTCGCCCGGGACGAGCGGCGGCGCCCGTTGTACGAGGTGGTCACCTGCTCGGTCCGCCCGCCGGGGCCGGTCGCCACCGACGCGGACTTCGCCATCATGGTCGGCAACGGCCCGGAGGCCCTGGCGACCGCCGACACGGTCGTCGTCCCCGCCTCCTACGAGCTGGGGCCGGTGCACGAACAGGGCGTACTGACCGAGGAGCTGGCCGCCGCACTGGCCCACGTCCGGCCCGGCACCCGGCTCGTCGCGATCTGCACGGGCGGTTACGTCCTCGCCGCCGCCGGTCATCTCGACGGCCGTCCGGCGACCACGCACTGGGCCTCCGCCGAGCACTTCCAGCGGCTGTTTCCGAAGGTGCGGGTGGACCCGGACGTGCTGTTCGTCGACGACGGCGACGTGCTCACCTCGGCCGGGGTCGCGGCCGGCATCGACCTGTGCGTGCACATCGTGCGCCGGGACCACGGCACCGCCGTCGCCAACGAGGTGGCCCGGCGCACCGTCGTGCCGCCCCACCGCGACGGCGGGCAGGCGCAGTACGTCGCGCGGCCGGTGCCCGATCCGCAGCAGTCCTCCACGACCAACGCCCGCGCCTGGGCGCTCGGCCGCCTCCAGGAGCCGATCCGGCTGAGGGACATGGCGGCGCAGGAGTCCATGTCCGTACGGACCTTCACGCGCCGGTTCCGCGAGGAGGCCGGCGTCAGTCCCGGTCAGTGGCTCACCCAGCAGCGGGTCGAACGGGCCCGGCAGCTGCTGGAGTCCACCGCCCTCTCCGTCGACCAGGTGGCCCGCGACGCGGGATTCGGCACGGCCCAGTCGATGCGGCAGCATCTCCAGGCGGCGCTCGGCGTCACGCCGACCGCCTACCGGCGGACCTTCCGGGCGGAGTTGTCCACAGCCTGTGGAGAATGA
- a CDS encoding ATP-binding protein, whose product MQLEVRPDPSEVGRARRWARSRLAGAGIQADEPLAETLVLLVSELVTNAVVHTGRSAVLRLLLPGAVTEETKEATVRLEVDDASDRAPVPRCLDGEATGGRGLALVDGLADRWGWSREGAGKRIWCELDRCAGREETTPACAGGAGLVTYEGFAYEVV is encoded by the coding sequence GTGCAGCTGGAGGTCAGGCCCGACCCCTCGGAAGTGGGGCGTGCCAGACGGTGGGCGCGCTCACGGCTCGCCGGGGCCGGGATACAGGCCGACGAACCACTCGCGGAGACGCTGGTCCTGCTCGTCTCCGAACTCGTCACCAACGCCGTGGTCCACACCGGCCGTTCGGCCGTGCTGCGGCTGCTGCTGCCGGGGGCGGTGACCGAGGAGACGAAGGAGGCGACCGTCCGCCTGGAGGTGGACGACGCCAGCGACCGGGCCCCGGTGCCCCGCTGCCTGGACGGCGAGGCGACGGGCGGCCGGGGGCTCGCCCTCGTCGACGGCCTCGCCGACCGCTGGGGCTGGAGCCGGGAGGGCGCCGGCAAGCGCATCTGGTGCGAACTGGACCGCTGCGCCGGGCGTGAGGAGACCACGCCGGCCTGTGCGGGCGGTGCCGGCCTGGTGACGTACGAGGGGTTCGCGTACGAAGTGGTGTGA
- a CDS encoding EF-hand domain-containing protein gives MVNSEYERRIAARFATFDQDGNGYIDRADFNSAAKALLAEFGTAARSEKGQALYGGAEALWQGMAGIADRDGDQRITREEFVTAAVKRLRDNPDRFAEIARPFLHAALDVADTDGDGAATVEDAARVLTALGVPGDSARSVAAALDADDDGKVGEAEIVPAFARYFTVPE, from the coding sequence ATGGTCAACAGCGAGTACGAGCGCAGGATCGCCGCGCGGTTCGCCACCTTCGACCAGGACGGCAACGGCTACATCGACCGCGCGGACTTCAACTCGGCGGCCAAGGCGCTGCTCGCCGAGTTCGGCACCGCGGCCCGGTCCGAGAAGGGGCAGGCCCTGTACGGCGGCGCGGAGGCGCTCTGGCAGGGCATGGCGGGCATCGCCGACCGGGACGGCGACCAGCGCATCACCCGTGAGGAGTTCGTCACGGCGGCGGTCAAGCGGCTGCGGGACAACCCGGACCGCTTCGCCGAGATCGCCCGCCCCTTCCTGCACGCGGCGCTGGACGTCGCCGACACCGACGGTGACGGAGCCGCCACCGTCGAGGACGCCGCGCGCGTGCTCACGGCGCTCGGCGTGCCCGGGGACAGCGCCCGGTCGGTCGCCGCCGCGCTGGACGCGGACGACGACGGCAAGGTGGGCGAGGCGGAGATCGTCCCGGCCTTCGCCCGTTACTTCACCGTGCCCGAGTAG
- a CDS encoding STAS domain-containing protein, with product MVVTLNVTGGEQGEWAVLQVSGELDLVTSPVLRQRVHDEVAEGRHSLVLDLSEVLFCDSSGVGVLIASRRLIRSCQGRLRLILPAQGAVDGSHVNRVLGALGVRRLFDVHPDLASATGDEPRPLSA from the coding sequence ATGGTGGTGACGCTCAATGTGACCGGCGGTGAGCAGGGCGAGTGGGCCGTGCTCCAGGTGTCGGGCGAACTGGACCTGGTGACGTCACCGGTGCTGCGGCAGCGTGTGCACGACGAGGTGGCCGAGGGACGGCACAGTCTCGTCCTGGATCTCTCCGAGGTCCTCTTCTGCGACTCCAGCGGGGTGGGCGTGCTCATCGCCTCCCGGCGGCTCATCCGCTCCTGCCAGGGCCGGCTGCGCCTGATACTGCCCGCCCAGGGCGCCGTGGACGGTTCCCACGTCAACCGCGTCCTCGGCGCGCTCGGCGTCCGTCGGCTCTTCGACGTGCACCCGGACCTGGCCTCGGCGACCGGCGACGAACCACGCCCGCTCTCCGCGTAG
- a CDS encoding sigma-70 family RNA polymerase sigma factor — MAKRDAPLRWDRKMQQRLARGEAAALGELYDRFASLVHGLAHRVLGDERAADRITRDVFAHVWEHPDAWDPRQGPLRTWVATLTHRLAVQRLRATETAALARSGTGTAEELESRVRHASVAARADYIVQSMPAPLRAALELAYFQRRDYRQTAADLGVTEDEARRRLRLGLQLLSTARDAASSQAPGAPPGYGGAA; from the coding sequence ATGGCGAAGAGGGACGCACCGCTGCGCTGGGACCGCAAGATGCAGCAGCGCCTCGCGCGCGGGGAGGCCGCCGCCCTGGGAGAGCTCTACGACCGGTTCGCCTCGCTCGTGCACGGTCTCGCGCACCGGGTGCTCGGGGACGAGCGGGCCGCCGACCGCATCACCCGCGACGTCTTCGCGCACGTCTGGGAGCACCCGGACGCCTGGGACCCCCGGCAGGGCCCGCTGCGCACCTGGGTCGCCACGCTGACCCACCGCCTGGCCGTGCAGCGGCTGCGGGCCACCGAGACGGCCGCCCTCGCCCGCAGCGGCACCGGAACCGCCGAGGAGCTGGAGAGCAGGGTGCGCCACGCCTCGGTCGCCGCCCGCGCCGACTACATCGTCCAGTCCATGCCCGCCCCGCTGCGCGCCGCCCTGGAGCTGGCCTACTTCCAGCGCCGCGACTACCGCCAGACCGCGGCCGACCTCGGCGTCACGGAGGACGAGGCCCGCCGCCGCCTCCGCCTCGGCCTCCAGCTCCTCTCCACCGCCCGGGACGCCGCCTCCTCCCAGGCACCGGGAGCGCCACCGGGATACGGGGGCGCGGCATGA
- a CDS encoding zf-HC2 domain-containing protein — MTDSADAHESARAEHENTGQPHPDGTPADRHGPDAGGPSGDPGGRGGLGGPGGPRDLGDPRDGRALPGAVPGGPPALEHQVLTSLLGAWALAACSAEEAAAVEEHLGACDPCADEALRLREAVGLLQRPESLDLDPALRTRVLEGCLERRPPRIPVPAWATPYDAETARLDALLQDIGDAEWHAPVRLRWYEADGAASRRTTVAGVIAHLLTVDGLVAVALGLADPLGDIAVPSGAPAGRTEAYWRASHYPPTRAVRAPWREQSHGIVRTVSFTGEAGRMPVSYGDFELPLHDAMLDRAFECWVHAEDIAEAVDYPYQPPSARHLHRMIDLAARMLPDVLAARRRAGLASPAARPRLVAAGEPGRSLRLEIEGSGGGEWLIPLDSPGALGSADHEVAHVALDGVEFCRLAAGHVPPADAAAGQLGDREAIRDVLFAAASLSRM; from the coding sequence ATGACCGACTCCGCCGACGCCCACGAGAGCGCCCGCGCCGAGCACGAGAACACCGGCCAGCCGCACCCCGACGGCACCCCCGCCGACCGGCACGGGCCCGACGCGGGCGGTCCCTCGGGCGATCCGGGGGGCCGGGGAGGCCTTGGGGGCCCAGGAGGACCGAGAGACCTCGGAGATCCGCGAGACGGGCGGGCGCTGCCCGGCGCGGTGCCGGGCGGGCCGCCCGCGCTGGAGCACCAGGTGCTGACCTCCCTTCTCGGCGCGTGGGCGCTGGCGGCCTGTTCGGCGGAGGAGGCGGCGGCCGTCGAGGAGCACCTCGGCGCGTGCGACCCCTGTGCCGACGAGGCGCTGCGGCTGCGCGAGGCCGTCGGGCTGCTCCAGCGGCCGGAGAGCCTCGACCTGGACCCCGCCCTGCGCACCCGCGTCCTGGAGGGCTGCCTGGAACGGCGCCCGCCGCGCATCCCGGTGCCCGCGTGGGCGACGCCCTACGACGCCGAGACGGCACGGCTGGACGCGCTGCTCCAGGACATCGGCGACGCCGAGTGGCACGCGCCGGTCCGGCTGCGCTGGTACGAGGCCGACGGCGCCGCGAGCCGCCGTACCACCGTCGCCGGGGTCATCGCGCACCTGCTGACGGTCGACGGGCTGGTCGCGGTCGCCCTGGGCCTCGCCGACCCGCTGGGCGACATCGCCGTGCCGTCCGGCGCCCCGGCCGGCCGCACCGAGGCGTACTGGCGGGCGTCGCACTACCCGCCCACCCGCGCGGTGCGGGCGCCCTGGCGCGAGCAGAGCCACGGCATCGTACGGACCGTGTCGTTCACCGGCGAGGCGGGCCGGATGCCGGTGTCCTACGGCGACTTCGAGCTGCCGCTGCACGACGCCATGCTGGACCGTGCCTTCGAGTGCTGGGTGCACGCGGAGGACATCGCCGAGGCGGTGGACTATCCGTACCAGCCGCCCTCCGCGCGGCATCTGCACCGCATGATCGACCTGGCGGCCAGGATGCTGCCGGACGTCCTCGCGGCCCGTCGCCGCGCCGGGCTGGCCTCGCCCGCCGCCCGTCCGCGGCTGGTGGCCGCGGGTGAGCCGGGGCGCAGCCTGCGCCTGGAGATCGAGGGCTCGGGCGGCGGGGAGTGGCTCATCCCGCTCGACTCCCCGGGCGCGCTGGGCTCCGCCGACCACGAGGTGGCCCATGTGGCGCTGGACGGCGTGGAGTTCTGCCGGCTGGCCGCGGGCCACGTGCCACCGGCGGACGCCGCGGCGGGGCAGCTGGGAGACCGTGAGGCGATCAGGGACGTGCTGTTCGCCGCGGCGAGCCTGAGCAGGATGTAG
- the purU gene encoding formyltetrahydrofolate deformylase: MNEPSPAAVPPAVAPADQYVLTLSCPDKQGIVHAVSSYLFMTGCNIEDSQQFGDHDTGLFFMRVHFSAEAPVTVDKLRASFTAIGDAFHMDWQINRADEKMRVVLMVSKFGHCLNDLLFRARIGALPVEIAAVVSNHTDFAELVGSYDIPFHHIPVTRDTKAEAEARVLEIVREENVELVVLARYMQVLSDDLCKQLSGRIINIHHSFLPSFKGAKPYHQAHARGVKLIGATAHYVTADLDEGPIIEQEVERVGHDVTPDQLVAVGRDVECQALARAVKWHAERRILLNGRRTVVFA; the protein is encoded by the coding sequence ATGAATGAGCCGTCCCCCGCCGCCGTCCCGCCGGCCGTCGCCCCGGCCGACCAGTACGTCCTCACCCTGTCCTGTCCGGACAAGCAGGGCATCGTGCACGCCGTGTCGAGCTACCTGTTCATGACCGGCTGCAACATCGAGGACAGCCAGCAGTTCGGCGACCACGACACGGGTCTGTTCTTCATGCGCGTCCACTTCTCGGCCGAGGCGCCGGTGACCGTGGACAAGCTGCGCGCCAGCTTCACGGCGATCGGCGACGCCTTCCACATGGACTGGCAGATCAACCGGGCCGACGAGAAGATGCGCGTCGTGCTCATGGTCAGCAAGTTCGGGCACTGCCTGAACGACCTGCTGTTCCGGGCCCGGATCGGCGCGCTGCCGGTCGAGATCGCCGCGGTGGTGTCCAATCACACCGACTTCGCCGAGCTCGTGGGCTCCTATGACATCCCCTTCCACCACATCCCCGTGACGCGGGACACCAAGGCGGAGGCGGAGGCGCGCGTCCTGGAGATCGTGCGCGAGGAGAACGTCGAACTCGTCGTGCTGGCCCGCTACATGCAGGTCCTCTCCGACGACCTCTGCAAGCAGCTCAGCGGCCGGATCATCAACATCCACCACTCCTTCCTGCCGAGCTTCAAGGGTGCCAAGCCGTACCACCAGGCGCACGCCCGGGGTGTGAAGCTGATCGGGGCGACGGCGCACTATGTGACGGCCGACCTCGACGAGGGACCGATCATCGAGCAGGAGGTCGAGCGGGTCGGGCACGACGTCACGCCGGACCAGCTGGTCGCCGTCGGGCGGGACGTGGAGTGCCAGGCGCTGGCGCGGGCCGTGAAGTGGCACGCGGAGCGGCGGATCCTCCTCAACGGGCGTCGCACGGTCGTCTTCGCCTAG
- a CDS encoding SCO4402 family protein, with product MTVQGSENSSRRGRRSSTMGGMPLNDMPWWRWRSQVRSALHMLSAPAFQRDVWLAGVDGYGDVTDAVYRLVEDTWLDHWSAEKYVGTVFRDSQEAALVDTAVLRVLRIMHQVGPDAPVTAYLDHPDWPEAVRAARDAHVRLATSDGEDPEAAPRTLELLRVLTRSA from the coding sequence ATGACCGTGCAAGGTTCGGAGAACTCTTCCCGTCGCGGCCGTCGCTCCTCCACCATGGGCGGCATGCCACTCAACGACATGCCGTGGTGGCGCTGGCGCAGCCAGGTGCGCTCCGCGCTGCACATGCTCTCCGCCCCCGCCTTCCAGCGGGACGTCTGGCTCGCCGGTGTGGACGGCTACGGCGACGTCACGGACGCGGTGTACCGGCTGGTGGAGGACACCTGGCTGGACCACTGGTCCGCCGAGAAGTACGTGGGCACGGTCTTCCGGGACTCCCAGGAGGCGGCGCTCGTCGACACCGCCGTGCTGCGGGTGCTGCGGATCATGCACCAGGTGGGGCCGGACGCGCCGGTGACCGCGTACCTCGACCACCCCGACTGGCCGGAGGCGGTCCGGGCGGCGCGCGACGCGCACGTGCGCTTGGCCACCAGTGACGGCGAGGACCCGGAGGCGGCACCGCGCACGCTGGAGCTTCTGCGCGTCCTGACCCGGTCCGCCTGA